The following are encoded together in the Hemicordylus capensis ecotype Gifberg chromosome 4, rHemCap1.1.pri, whole genome shotgun sequence genome:
- the LOC128322196 gene encoding coagulation factor XIII B chain-like: MEFLCRKGYVLTTPSVAKCVDGHINLPSCISERGMNCSLPPTIRNGDIITLNQKQYTAGSWVEFKCQRDYAMEGHNRSFCDNGNWTKVPVCLEPCTISMADIESQKLEVKGSPPETTSANLYLPRGDSVELGCKSGYVPATHLSQSAFIIQCNGGSVLYPECKEIVCSLPEVGNGRFHPQQDQYRYEDTVEIQCDRGYRLEHGADNSTCTENGWSPSPRCVPKPCDYVKIANGRLSSDYGGRYFPKRLGGTIYFRCNDGFLPAGGSDGYGWILSTCTKLGWDPEPECLKTCRVTRTDVPHGRFIQPYHRQNQPYREGEEISFSCYEGYYPENPEAKARCTKNGWTPTPRCAETPACKLVDPPHGYFYERQRKFALNERATYGCESGYTTPQGLERQETKCLEEGWTPEPKCIINRQAQPGGNTRRMWRTHTRQQHSTSGAARLGMLLLPPPSPHSFEE; the protein is encoded by the exons atggaatTTCTGTGCAGAAAAGGATATGTCCTGACAACTCCTTCAGTTGCAAAATGTGTTGATGGTCACATCAATTTGCCCTCATGTATCTCTG AAAGAGGAATGAACTGCAGTCTTCCACCTACCATTCGGAATGGAGACATTATTACCTTAAATCAGAAACAGTACACAGCTGGCTCTTGGGTAGAATTCAAATGCCAACGGGATTATGCCATGGAAGGACATAACAGATCATTTTGCGACAATGGAAACTGGACCAAAGTACCTGTTTGCCTAG AACCCTGTACAATCTCAATGGCAGACATAGAAAGCCAGAAGTTAGAGGTAAAAGGGAGTCCACCTGAGACTACATCTGCAAATCTGTACCTTCCACGTGGTGATTCTGTTGAGCTTGGCTGTAAATCAGGATATGTCCCTGCAACACATCTTTCCCAATCTGCTTTTATAATTCAGTGCAATGGCGGGTCAGTTTTGTATCCTGAATGCAAAG AAATTGTATGCAGCCTTCCAGAAGTAGGTAATGGCCGCTTCCATCCTCAGCAGGATCAGTACAGGTATGAAGATACAGTGGAAATACAGTGTGACCGTGGGTATCGGCTTGAGCATGGTGCAGACAATTCCACATGCACAGAAAATGGCTGGTCACCTTCTCCAAGATGTGTAC CAAAACCCTGTGACTATGTCAAGATAGCGAATGGAAGGCTGTCTTCCGATTACGGAGGCCGCTACTTTCCGAAACGCTTGGGAGGAACAATTTACTTCAGATGCAATGACGGATTTCTGCCAGCAGGTGGAAGCGATGGATATGGATGGATACTTTCCACATGCACGAAATTGGGCTGGGATCCAGAACCAGAATGCTTGA AAACATGTCGTGTAACTAGAACTGATGTGCCACATGGTCGTTTCATTCAACCTTATCACCGTCAGAATCAACCATACAGAGAAGGTGAAGAAATTTCATTTTCTTGTTATGAGGGATATTATCCTGAAAATCCAGAAGCAAAAGCGAGATGCACAAAAAATGGCTGGACACCCACTCCACGATGTGCTG AAACACCAGCCTGCAAACTTGTTGACCCACCACATGGTTATTTCTATGAAAGGCAGCGTAAGTTTGCTCTTAATGAAAGAGCAACATATGGCTGTGAGAGTGGGTACACTACTCCACAAGGACTTGAGAGGCAAGAGACAAAATGTCTTGAAGAAGGATGGACACCAGAGCCAAAATGTATCA